In the Kaistella sp. 97-N-M2 genome, one interval contains:
- the egtB gene encoding ergothioneine biosynthesis protein EgtB, giving the protein MNALLQKFQKVRAETVALCDPLHIEDYIPQPVDFASPPKWHLSHSTWFFEEMILKKFLPDYQVFNPHFGFLFNSYYQTLGDRGIRTERGTITRPTVAEVYQYRNHVDEQIKKLLQNKLGSDLEELIILGINHEQQHQELLITDLKHTLSYNPIFPVYKENFNLTAQKNTAEGWLEIPEGIYEIGFQGEGFHFDNEKGRHKVFLHDFHISRSLVTNADFLEFMEAGGYDNFKFWLDEGWTWVTDNQIKSPLYWKKIDGQWHSFTLEGLKPITPDDILAHISFYEAQAFAAWKGLRLPTEFEWEAAADQLQWGKRWEWTYSAYLPYPQFQIAEGAVGEYNGKFMVSQMVLRGGSTATPEGHTRKTYRNFFSPKYRWQVTGIRLAK; this is encoded by the coding sequence ATGAACGCTTTACTACAAAAATTTCAAAAAGTCCGCGCCGAAACCGTTGCGCTGTGCGATCCGCTTCATATAGAGGATTATATTCCGCAGCCTGTCGATTTTGCGAGTCCACCAAAATGGCATTTAAGCCATTCCACCTGGTTTTTTGAGGAAATGATCCTCAAAAAATTTCTTCCGGATTATCAGGTGTTCAATCCGCATTTTGGTTTTTTATTCAACAGTTATTATCAAACTTTAGGCGACCGCGGCATCCGAACGGAACGCGGAACAATCACCAGACCCACCGTCGCCGAAGTTTATCAATACCGAAACCATGTGGATGAACAAATTAAAAAATTGCTGCAAAACAAACTTGGTTCTGACTTGGAAGAACTCATAATATTAGGGATAAACCATGAGCAGCAACATCAGGAACTTCTCATCACAGACTTAAAGCACACCCTTTCTTACAATCCGATCTTTCCCGTTTACAAAGAAAACTTTAATCTTACTGCGCAGAAAAATACCGCCGAAGGCTGGCTCGAGATTCCTGAAGGCATTTACGAGATCGGTTTCCAGGGCGAAGGATTTCATTTCGATAATGAAAAAGGGCGGCATAAAGTTTTCCTGCACGATTTTCACATCTCCCGCTCTCTCGTGACCAACGCAGATTTTCTTGAGTTTATGGAAGCCGGCGGCTACGATAATTTTAAATTTTGGCTCGACGAAGGCTGGACGTGGGTCACGGACAATCAAATAAAATCGCCGCTCTACTGGAAAAAAATCGATGGACAGTGGCATTCCTTTACGTTGGAAGGTTTAAAACCAATCACGCCCGATGATATTTTAGCCCACATCTCTTTTTACGAAGCCCAGGCTTTCGCCGCCTGGAAAGGTTTGCGCCTGCCTACGGAATTTGAGTGGGAAGCCGCCGCCGATCAACTGCAATGGGGAAAAAGATGGGAGTGGACCTATTCCGCTTATCTGCCGTATCCACAGTTTCAGATTGCAGAAGGCGCCGTTGGCGAATACAACGGTAAATTTATGGTAAGCCAAATGGTTTTGCGCGGTGGTTCTACGGCCACACCCGAAGGTCACACCAGAAAAACCTACAGAAACTTTTTCAGTCCGAAATACAGGTGGCAGGTCACCGGAATAAGATTAGCAAAATGA
- the murC gene encoding UDP-N-acetylmuramate--L-alanine ligase has product MIKDISDFDNVFFIGVAGVGMSAIAQYLKGIGKNVSGSDRYFHPDEYNKTKEQLEQEGIKCFLQDGTGITEKTELVVVSTAIEDTVYEVQKAKELQIPLIKRSELLALIAKSKKTIAVAGTSGKSTTSAMLYQILLDAQYEPSIISGAGLTNIIKQGKIGNAAVGKGEWLIIEADESDGSVVQYEPEIGLLLNVDKDHQEIEELIDLFTIFKNNTKGLFVVNQSNTLAKSLSENRENDFGFENKEAGFSAENFHQEGLSLSFEVLNENFQMNSLGQHSVENATAAIAVANQIGIALKTCAESLARYEGIYRRHQILGQKNGVWVIDDYAHNPAKCAASIKACQPLAEKVIAWFQPHGYGPTRFLKDDFIEEISNALRPQDEIWMSEIFYAGGTAVKDISANDLVEGIKATGKKAHFVEDRNHLLETLRPELNSGTVLLLMGARDPGLEEFCKGLYEKL; this is encoded by the coding sequence GGGAGCGACCGCTATTTTCATCCGGACGAATACAACAAAACCAAAGAGCAACTCGAACAGGAAGGCATTAAATGCTTTTTACAGGATGGCACCGGAATTACAGAAAAGACGGAATTGGTTGTAGTTTCTACAGCGATCGAGGACACGGTTTATGAGGTTCAAAAAGCAAAAGAGCTTCAAATTCCCCTTATTAAAAGAAGTGAACTGTTAGCACTGATTGCGAAAAGCAAAAAAACGATTGCCGTTGCCGGAACTTCCGGAAAATCGACTACTTCCGCCATGCTTTATCAGATCCTACTGGATGCTCAATATGAACCAAGCATCATTTCAGGCGCAGGTTTAACGAACATTATTAAACAAGGAAAAATTGGAAACGCGGCCGTAGGAAAAGGCGAATGGCTTATTATCGAAGCCGACGAGAGCGACGGGTCCGTCGTGCAGTATGAACCCGAAATCGGTCTGCTTTTAAATGTTGATAAAGATCATCAGGAAATTGAAGAGTTAATAGATTTATTTACCATTTTCAAAAACAATACAAAGGGTTTATTCGTTGTAAATCAGTCGAATACGTTAGCTAAATCTTTGTCTGAAAATAGAGAGAATGATTTTGGGTTCGAGAATAAGGAGGCCGGATTTTCAGCGGAAAATTTTCACCAGGAGGGTTTGTCTTTATCCTTCGAAGTGTTGAACGAGAACTTCCAAATGAATTCGCTCGGACAACATTCCGTCGAAAATGCGACCGCTGCCATAGCCGTCGCAAATCAAATTGGCATCGCTCTGAAAACCTGCGCCGAAAGTTTAGCACGGTATGAAGGGATTTATCGACGACATCAAATTCTCGGTCAGAAAAACGGAGTTTGGGTGATTGATGATTATGCGCATAATCCCGCGAAATGCGCGGCTTCCATCAAAGCCTGTCAGCCTTTGGCGGAAAAAGTGATCGCCTGGTTCCAACCGCACGGGTATGGACCGACGCGCTTTTTGAAAGACGACTTTATCGAGGAGATTTCAAATGCTTTACGACCGCAGGATGAAATTTGGATGAGCGAAATTTTCTACGCCGGCGGAACGGCAGTAAAAGATATTTCTGCGAACGATTTAGTGGAAGGAATAAAGGCAACCGGAAAAAAAGCGCATTTTGTCGAAGACAGAAATCATTTACTGGAAACCTTACGACCGGAATTAAATTCCGGGACGGTTTTGCTTTTAATGGGCGCAAGAGATCCGGGTTTAGAGGAGTTTTGTAAAGGTTTATATGAAAAACTTTAG
- a CDS encoding L-histidine N(alpha)-methyltransferase: MTKNATFLKDVNDGLSRNPKYISSHYFYDKAGDEIFQRIMDMPEYYLTNSELEIFSGQSEKIIDSFNIDKAEEFELIELGAGDGKKTQHLLKTLIDNNFKFKYIPVDISRNSLEVITDRMENLFPDLEILPQQGDYFEVLDDLFHSDKPKVILFIGSNLGNMPDETAAQFLQKISQHLKSNEKLLLGVDLIKSKDIVLPAYNDAAGITRDFNLNLLKRINAEFGANFNLENFEHAPEYTESEGIAKSFLRSKVKQTVYIKELDKSFSFDENEAIHTEISRKYNDDILNGLVADSQLEITAKFLDSKNYFADYILTKR, translated from the coding sequence ATGACAAAAAACGCCACCTTTTTAAAAGATGTAAACGACGGTCTTAGCCGGAATCCCAAATACATTTCTTCGCACTATTTTTACGATAAAGCCGGCGACGAAATCTTTCAGCGGATTATGGACATGCCGGAATATTATCTTACAAATTCCGAACTCGAAATTTTCAGCGGGCAAAGCGAAAAAATCATTGATTCTTTTAATATTGACAAAGCTGAAGAATTTGAGCTTATCGAACTGGGCGCCGGCGACGGAAAGAAGACGCAGCATTTGCTCAAAACTTTAATTGATAATAATTTTAAGTTCAAGTATATTCCCGTCGATATTTCCAGAAACAGCCTCGAGGTGATCACCGACCGCATGGAAAATTTATTTCCGGATTTGGAAATCCTGCCGCAGCAGGGCGATTATTTTGAGGTTTTAGATGATCTTTTTCATTCCGATAAACCCAAAGTAATCCTGTTTATCGGTTCTAATCTGGGAAATATGCCGGATGAAACGGCCGCGCAGTTTTTACAGAAAATTTCTCAGCATTTGAAGTCCAACGAAAAACTTCTTCTGGGTGTTGATCTTATCAAGTCCAAAGATATTGTTCTGCCCGCTTATAACGATGCTGCCGGAATAACGAGAGATTTTAATCTGAATCTCTTAAAAAGGATCAACGCAGAATTTGGCGCCAATTTTAATCTGGAAAACTTCGAACACGCCCCCGAATACACCGAAAGTGAAGGCATTGCGAAAAGTTTTTTAAGAAGTAAAGTCAAACAGACTGTTTACATCAAAGAATTAGATAAATCTTTCAGTTTCGACGAAAACGAAGCCATTCACACCGAGATCTCCCGAAAGTATAATGATGACATTTTAAACGGTTTGGTGGCAGATTCTCAATTGGAAATCACCGCTAAATTTCTGGATTCCAAAAACTATTTTGCGGATTATATTCTGACCAAAAGATGA
- the rsmI gene encoding 16S rRNA (cytidine(1402)-2'-O)-methyltransferase → MSGILYFVPTPIGNLEDMTFRAVRILKEVDYILCEDTRTSGFLLKHYEISKPLKSYHLHNEHQTTQKVIGDLKNGQNIAIITDAGTPGISDPGYLLAKAVADSDLEMQCLPGATAFVPALVVSGLPNNEFLFAGFLPQKKGRQTKLKQLAEEKKTIIIYESPHKINTALEQIKEFFGEETKVSLSREISKKFEETKRGTINELIEFSKSKTLKGEIVLVLNNVATKDDEAEKPLSKNKYKNLEN, encoded by the coding sequence ATGAGCGGAATCCTATATTTTGTGCCAACACCGATTGGCAATTTAGAAGACATGACATTCAGAGCGGTAAGAATTCTGAAAGAAGTCGATTATATATTGTGCGAAGATACGCGGACTTCCGGCTTTCTTTTAAAGCATTACGAAATATCTAAACCGCTGAAATCTTATCATTTACACAACGAACATCAGACGACGCAAAAAGTGATCGGTGATTTAAAAAACGGACAGAACATCGCCATTATAACTGATGCCGGAACCCCCGGTATTTCCGATCCGGGCTACCTTTTGGCAAAAGCGGTAGCCGACTCGGATCTGGAAATGCAGTGTTTGCCCGGCGCGACAGCCTTCGTTCCAGCTTTGGTCGTTTCTGGTCTGCCGAATAACGAATTTTTATTTGCCGGCTTTCTGCCGCAAAAAAAAGGACGCCAAACCAAACTGAAACAGTTGGCCGAAGAAAAGAAAACCATCATTATTTATGAAAGTCCGCACAAAATAAACACTGCTTTGGAGCAGATCAAAGAATTTTTCGGCGAAGAGACCAAGGTAAGTCTGAGCCGCGAAATTTCAAAAAAGTTCGAAGAAACAAAACGCGGGACAATCAATGAACTCATCGAATTCTCCAAAAGCAAAACTTTAAAAGGAGAAATCGTTTTAGTTCTCAATAATGTCGCAACAAAAGACGATGAAGCCGAAAAACCTTTGTCGAAAAACAAATATAAAAACTTAGAAAATTAA
- the tnpA gene encoding IS200/IS605 family transposase → MPNTYVKLYVQAVFSVKYRQALIGEHFSKELFAVIGNLINETGCKVIIVNGVADHVHCFFSLKSSISLSEVMKNVKAKSSKWINENEFLKQRFEWQRGFGGFSYSQSAISNVYQYIQNQKEHHKKENFRTEYHKLLQEFEVEYDEHYWFEDLI, encoded by the coding sequence ATGCCCAATACCTACGTTAAACTGTACGTTCAAGCTGTTTTTTCCGTAAAATACAGACAGGCTTTAATTGGTGAGCATTTTAGCAAAGAATTATTTGCAGTAATTGGCAATTTGATTAACGAAACAGGTTGTAAGGTTATCATAGTGAACGGCGTAGCAGACCATGTTCATTGCTTTTTCTCGTTGAAGTCTTCAATTTCTCTTTCAGAAGTAATGAAGAATGTAAAAGCAAAATCTTCAAAATGGATCAACGAAAATGAATTTCTGAAACAACGGTTTGAATGGCAACGAGGATTTGGTGGATTCAGTTATAGCCAAAGCGCTATCAGCAATGTTTACCAGTATATTCAAAATCAGAAAGAACATCACAAAAAGGAAAACTTTAGGACGGAATATCACAAGCTTTTGCAGGAATTTGAAGTAGAGTATGATGAACATTACTGGTTTGAAGATTTAATTTAG
- the fabG gene encoding 3-oxoacyl-[acyl-carrier-protein] reductase, which produces MGLLEGKVALITGATRGIGKGIAEVFAKEGAQVAFTYAGSVDKAKALEEELEKITTVKSYQSDASDYDAAQKLAADVLADFGKIDILINNAGITRDNLMLRMSKDDWDTIIKVNLDSVFNLTKAVIKPMMKARSGSIINMTSVVGVKGNAGQANYAASKAGVIGFSKSIALELGSRNIRCNAIAPGFIETEMTAALDEKTVQGWRDAIPLKRGGQPEDVANACVFLASDMSSYISGQVLNVDGGMLT; this is translated from the coding sequence ATGGGATTATTAGAAGGAAAAGTTGCCCTCATCACCGGCGCAACGCGTGGAATTGGAAAAGGAATCGCCGAAGTTTTCGCCAAGGAAGGCGCGCAGGTTGCCTTCACTTATGCGGGTTCCGTCGATAAAGCCAAAGCCCTGGAAGAGGAGCTGGAGAAAATAACCACCGTAAAATCGTATCAGTCCGATGCTTCGGATTACGATGCGGCGCAGAAACTGGCTGCAGATGTTTTGGCAGATTTCGGGAAGATCGATATTTTGATCAACAACGCCGGAATCACGCGCGATAATTTAATGCTCCGCATGTCGAAAGACGATTGGGATACGATCATCAAAGTCAATTTAGATTCCGTTTTCAACCTCACTAAGGCTGTTATTAAGCCGATGATGAAGGCGCGTTCCGGATCGATCATCAACATGACTTCCGTTGTCGGTGTGAAAGGAAATGCAGGCCAGGCGAATTATGCCGCCTCCAAAGCCGGCGTCATCGGTTTTTCCAAATCCATCGCGCTCGAGTTAGGTTCCCGAAATATCCGCTGCAACGCCATTGCGCCGGGGTTCATCGAAACAGAAATGACGGCCGCGCTCGACGAAAAAACCGTGCAGGGCTGGAGAGACGCTATCCCTTTGAAACGCGGCGGCCAGCCGGAAGACGTTGCCAACGCCTGCGTATTTCTTGCGAGCGACATGTCCTCCTACATTTCGGGTCAGGTGTTGAATGTAGACGGCGGAATGTTGACTTAA